One window from the genome of Crassostrea angulata isolate pt1a10 chromosome 2, ASM2561291v2, whole genome shotgun sequence encodes:
- the LOC128174789 gene encoding uncharacterized protein LOC128174789, with translation MAFLSSDNSYIAQPMGLSLFASPTNQVAVEKVYFTEARPISSIGVSDTPIEIVVSGSGAEYTDLKRSRLYVKARILNADGTALATNEKTGIVNLPLQSMFSQMDVYLNNKLVSFNTNNYPWKAYLKTVLFGGKEKLSSQKMSQLYFKDEGTMDDANAYNGGNAGLVLRYGYTQESKVFELEGNLMEDIFDKYLINGVDIYIKLFRSSAPFLIMSAQDSPAYKVELLDVVYKVAKVRVDPGVLLSHSKQIESTPCEYTISRNELKMNTIPKGSTEFYWDNIFPQAIPDRIVVALVDQKAVNGDYTTNPFNFQHFNLTDILVALVKKFKQATTKAANALVFATFSSLLEVDKTRDINYIQP, from the exons ATGGCCTTCTTAAGCAGTGATAATAGTTATATAGCCCAGCCGATGGGACTTTCTCTCTTTGCTTCTCCTACAAATCAAGTAGCAGTAGAAAAAGTGTATTTTACGGAAGCTAGACCGATTTCAAGCATTGGTGTATCGGACACCCCTATAGAAATAGTTGTATCAGGATCGGGAGCCGAATACACCGATTTGAAAAGGAGTCGGTTGTACGTAAAAGCCAGAATATTAAATGCGGATGGAACCGCACTGGCGACCAACGAGAAAACTGGAATCGTCAATTTACCATTACAAAGCATGTTTTCTCAGATGGATGTCTACTTGAACAACAAGTTGGTTTCCTTTAATACGAATAATTACCCTTGGAAGGCCTACCTAAAAACTGTCTTGTTTGGAGGAAAAGAGAAATTATCTTCCCAGAAAATGTCTCAATTGTATTTCAAAGACGAAGGAACTATGGACGATGCCAATGCATACAACGGAGGAAATGCGGGGCTAGTTTTGCGCTATGGCTATACACAGGAGAGCAAAGTATTTGAACTGGAGGGGAACCTGATGGAAGATATTTTCGACAAATACTTGATCAATggagtagatatatacataaaacTGTTTAGATCTAGTGCACCTTTTCTAATAATGTCGGCACAGGACTCTCCGGCTTACAAAGTAGAATTGCTAGATGTTGTATACAAAGTGGCCAAAGTGCGAGTCGATCCTGGCGTTTTGTTAAGCCACAGCAAGCAGATAGAATCGACCCCCTGTGAATACACAATCTCacgaaatgaattgaaaatgaacACCATCCCTAAAGGGTCTACCGAATTCTACTGGGACAACATTTTTCCACAGGCAATACCCGACCGTATTGTTGTTGCTTTGGTAGATCAAAAGGCTGTAAATGGGGATTACACAACCAATCCGTTTAATTTCCAGCATTTTAATTTAACCGAT ATCCTTGTTGCTTTGGTGAAGAAGTTCAAGCAAGCAACAACAAAAGCTGCTAACGCTTTGGTGTTTGCCACGTTCTCTTCTCTGCTAGAAGTTGACAAGACCCGGGACATCAACTACATTCAGCCATGA
- the LOC128174051 gene encoding uncharacterized protein LOC128174051, translated as MYIFSMNHGMSKSAVTDSLACEKSSLPQPNLLPKSFREARSFVSPFLMPLEKFDACLNDCILYRDSEGKMYAGLKECPICHEPRQKNGLAQKKFTYMPIGPRLSRWFGTPNLCKLLYANKVTVNGTLRDFTDGKVYQSWFEEGGVFHGMKESHTIPLSLFTDGVNPNKHMTSQKSMWPIILTWINLPFELRQLLGPMLLVGIIPSGLRGSEPKSLEPYLELVTDEILQLTEFPVFSSYAAAPVTVKVALLQFLCDIPAFSKVFHLSGHGALRSCPYCREVGHRCKHLSKTIHLSNRRFLDSNHPLRCEEGFGEGGPDNKEKPAVYSNEEELSLREQYESKPNKSQKTKFQKETGLKGKYTFLRLPYHNRIKQMQPDGMHTFADFINHVFEMLTGKLSSQKVKNCELSFGRFEGAWKEESDFENRPIKKRKTTATTESAKTPAKEVKFHVPWALSKDGVKEADKRASEIVYGQTNDITPGPHFSKPWTLRTMNSKLQFVITGGLQWCLRGLLPQKQEETLFFLLDILKRVISPAIQQADIEELQNDVHYALCLLERDFPLSLQNLTTHLIHHIVDGLEEFGPVYGRWLFPHERANGWISRQCLRKGVEESTVMETYVIYDWCVHMVLSQQFKPSEIFSSDNKLVQLSEKLMMEILEEPQHEEQRPSPEIPISNSRQLTPQMIQHMTVFYTSVLNMNILNFDETVVEITKSCEHVDNYGRSYQFIGKGCKRRQNSVVKVPCSSGTLFGEIVLFLCHKVNSIVHKWVVLDIFPLSEKEKGFFHFENKVVCQRLCHISALSRPLAHVRNQNATLWVLEEE; from the exons atgtacatttttagtATGAACCATGGCATGTCCAAGTCAGCAGTAACAGACTCTCTTGCTTGTGAGAAATCCTCTCTTCCACAACCCAACCTCTTGCCAAAGTCTTTTAGAGAAGCCAGGAGTTTTGTGTCGCCATTTCTTATGCCCCTTGAGAAGTTTGATGCTTGCCTAAATGACTGTATTTTATACCGAGACTCTGAAGGGAAAATGTATGCTGGTTTAAAGGAGTGTCCTATTTGCCATGAGCCTAGACAGAAGAATGGACTTGcacagaaaaaatttacatatatgcCTATAGGACCAAGACTGAGTCGTTGGTTTGGAACCCCAAATTTGTGTAAGCTGTTGTATGCCAACAAGGTAACGGTTAATGGGACTCTGCGGGATTTCACTGATGGCAAGGTTTACCAATCATGGTTTGAAGAAGGTGGAGTGTTTCATGGAATGAAGGAAAGTCACACCATCCCACTCTCGTTATTTACAGATGGAGTGAATCCAAACAAACATATGACTAGTCAGAAGTCAATGTGGCCTATCATTCTTACATGGATAAATTTGCCGTTTGAACTACGTCAACTTTTGGGACCCATGCTTTTGGTCGGAATCATTCCAAGTGGACTGAGGGGGAGTGAACCAAAATCCTTAGAACCATATTTAGAACTGGTTACAGATGAAATACTTCAATTAACTGAATTTCCAGTGTTCAGCTCCTATGCAGCAGCACCAGTTACAGTGAAGGTGGCATTGCTTCAATTTTTGTGCGACATCCCTGCGTTTTCCAAAGTTTTTCATCTTTCTGGACATGGTGCCCTTAGATCCTGTCCATACTGCCGAGAAGTAGGACACCGGTGCAAACATTTAAGTAAGACCATCCATCTATCAAACCGGAGATTTTTAGATTCCAACCATCCTTTGCGGTGCGAAGAGGGATTCGGAGAAGGTGGACCAGACAATAAAGAAAAACCAGCTGTCTACTCCAATGAAGAGGAGCTTTCACTTCGTGAGCAGTATGAATCAAAACCAAACAAATCACAGAAAACCAAATTTCAAAAGGAAACTGGCCTGAAAGGAAAGTATACATTCTTAAGACTGCCATACCACAACAGGATAAAACAGATGCAGCCTGATGGAATGCACACATTTGCAGATTTCATCAATCATGTGTTTGAAATGCTCACAGGAAAACTAAGCAGCCAGAAAGTTAAAAACTGTGAATTGTCATTTGGGCGATTTGAAGGTGCCTGGAAGGAAGAAAGTGACTTTGAAAACCGGCCTATAAAGAAGCGAAAGACTACAGCCACTACAGAATCTGCCAAAACTCCAGCCAAGGAAGTGAAATTTCATGTTCCATGGGCACTCTCAAAAGACGGTGTAAAAGAAGCAGACAAAAGAGCAAGTGAAATAGTTTATGGTCAGACAAATGACATTACCCCTGGACCACATTTCTCTAAGCCCTGGACTTTAAGGACTATGAATTCCAAGTTGCAg TTTGTAATAACTGGCGGTCTCCAGTGGTGTCTCAGGGGACTCTTACCACAGAAACAGGAAGAAACTCTCTTTTTCCTGCTCGATATATTGAAGAGGGTAATCTCTCCAGCCATCCAACAAGCTGACATTGAAGAGCTGCAGAATGATGTTCACTATGCACTGTGCTTGTTAGAGCGGGACTTCCCACTATCTCTGCAG AACCTAACAACACACTTGATTCACCATATTGTGGATGGTTTAGAGGAATTCGGTCCAGTTTATGGAAGATGGTTATTCCCACACGAAAGAGCCAATGGGTGGATTAGCCGACAGTGTTTGCGTAAAGGGGTAGAGGAATCAACTGTCATGGAGACCTATGTg ATTTATGACTGGTGTGTCCATATGGTTTTAAGTCAGCAATTCAAGCCATCAGAAATTTTTAGCAGTGACAACAAGCTTGTGCAGTTATCCGAAAAACTGATGATGGAAATCCTTGAGGAGCCACAGCATGAAGAGCAGAGGCCATCTCCAGAGATACCCATCTCCAATTCAAGGCAGTTAACACCTCAGATGATTCAGCATATGACAGTGTTCTACACTAGTGTGttaaatatgaacattttgaaCTTTGACGAGACTGTTGTTGAAATTACCAAAAGTTGTGAACATGTTGACAATTATGGGCGTTCCTATCAATTTATAGGGAAGGGTTGCAAAAGACGTCAGAATTCTGTTGTTAAAGTTCCCTGCTCTAGTGGAACACTTTTTGGAGAGATTGTCCTTTTCCTTTGTCATAAAGTTAACAGCATTGTTCATAAATGGGTTGTATTGGATATATTTCCATTATCTGAGAAAGAAAAGGGttttttccattttgaaaaCAAGGTTGTATGTCAGAGATTGTGTCATATATCCGCTTTAAGTAGACCATTGGCTCATGTTAGGAATCAGAATGCAACCTTGTGGGTGTTAGAAGAAGAGTAG
- the LOC128174053 gene encoding uncharacterized protein LOC128174053, with translation MSSCNFNNLSFSTDSDYNYQYLGSHSSNVQSVPIQQSSQPMQKCTFQCVCCARLSMGSVCSCNLPKSNASTQTNNFEFPQETLMANNMWIKGTFEHGIVQKLILTTTEKHMPSSGKYTSPFSEVFNEVKTVLELKFPNYPIDNKKLKKRIQKAAQWKKYYEKKREEAKKSKESAWKFLTRKRKPLHSVKENQLLLEDTEEMGVHNRGFQPDTDSDSDVPLAELTKRKKPNNQ, from the exons ATGTCTTCTTGCAACTTTAACAACCTTTCGTTTAGTACCGATTCCGATTATAATTACCAGTATCTTGGATCACACAGTTCCAATGTGCAGAGTGTTCCTATTCAGCAAAGCAGTCAGCCAATGCAGAAATGTACTTTTCAATGTGTATGTTGTGCCCGTTTAAGTATGGGAAGCGTTTGTTCTTGCAACCTACCAAAATCGAATGCATCTACTCAGACCAACAACTTTGAGTTTCCTCAAGAAACCCTCATGGCCAACAACATGTGGATAAAGGGCACCTTTGAACATGGAATAGTTCAG AAACTGATCCTTACGACCACTGAAAAGCACATGCCATCCTCAGGAAAATATACTTCCCCATTTTCTGAAGTTTTCAACGAAGTCAAGACTGTGCTTGAGCTTAAGTTCCCAAATTACCCCATTGACAACAAGAAATTAAAGAAGAGGATCCAAAAGGCAGCACAATGGAAAAAGTACTACGAAAAGAAAag AGAAGAGGCTAAAAAGAGCAAAGAATCAGCATGGAAATTCCTTACAAGGAAAAGGAAACCCCTGCATTCAGTGAAGGAAAACCAACTTCTTCTTGAAGACACAGAAGAAAT ggGTGTACACAACAGGGGGTTCCAGCCTGATACTGATTCGGATTCGGACGTCCCGCTGGCTGAACTAACAAAGAGGAAGAAGCCGAACAACCAGTGA
- the LOC128173470 gene encoding uncharacterized protein LOC128173470, with amino-acid sequence MRTLRKAYQVLNKNSAQPIKELKSKEKGGRKVPVILTDEMQKHLSTVLQIRDELGIKSPLIFIKPQSSCPVRGSDCLRKLSKACRAKCPETLTSTKLRKHLATMTQILGLSETNLDVLAKFMGHDIRIHRQFYRLPENTVELAKVTKIMHLINTGNMSKYKGKDFDDIEFSQTDEVHEDELDAEEEEDFCEMPATSGQYTSEHEHFDRNEQGDEEHDYDMENIKRKKKTVERHVWTAEEKRALEKQFSSFIRRNKTPGQIDCLNVQQKEPSLKKFHWSKMKFAVKNMISSKKRKQES; translated from the exons ATGAGGACATTAAGAAAAGCCTATCAAGTTTTGAACAAGAACTCTGCTCAACccataaaagaattgaaatcaAAGGAAAAAGGGGGAAGAAAGGTACCTGTGATTTTGACAGATGAAATGCAGAAACACCTCTCCACAGTTTTACAAATTAGAGATGAGCTGGGAATCAAATCACCTCTCATATTTATCAAGCCACAGTCATCCTGTCCCGTAAGGGGAAGTGATTGTCTACGAAAATTGTCAAAGGCCTGTAGAGCTAAATGCCCAGAAACTCTTACTTCCACAAAGTTAAGAAAGCACTTAGCAACAATGACTCAAATTTTAGGACTCTCGGAAACAAATCTGGATGTATTGGCTAAATTTATGGGACACGATATCAGAATACATCGCCAATTCTATCGACTACCAGAAAATACTGTAGAACTTGCAAAAGTCACTAAAATAATGCACCTTATTAACACTGGGAATATGTCCAAATACAAAGGCAAAGATTTTGATGACATAGAATTTAGCCAGACAG ATGAAGTTCATGAAGATGAATTGGATGCCGAGGAGGAGGAAGATTTCTGTGAAATGCCAG CTACATCTGGACAATATACATCAGAGCACGAGCATTTTGATCGGAATGAACAGGGTGACGAAGAACATGACTATGACATGGAGAATATCAAAAGGAAGAAAAAGACAG TTGAAAGACATGTATGGACAGCCGAGGAGAAGAGGGCGTTAGAGAAGCAGTTCAGTTCGTTCATTAGAAGAAACAAAACTCCAGGTCAAATAGATTGTTTGAATGTTCAACAAAAAGAGCCATCCTTGAAAAAATTTCACTGgagtaaaatgaaatttgctgtgaaaaatatgatttcttcTAAGAAGAGAAAACAGGAATCATAG
- the LOC128171128 gene encoding ficolin-2-like, which yields MAGLLISKSLEKGTFTLVLLCVISSYKGVTSAVVPGERYRGPVVRVVGMIGQQQCVRECRHRPKLCRGVNYWRQELLCELVSAINKTEPKPDYVRIELDQNDVPDECMACSTDDLCVTLSSKKVHCIRDNGSPTDCTSLHNINCGLLNGLYRVRLPYLGHVTVFCDMDKDGGGWTVFQRRQDGSEDFYRTWTEYKNGFGDLSSEFWLGNDKLHHLLSQGTYQMRMDMEDFDNQTRYVKYSSFNVGDESTKYTVTLSGFSGDVDNCFTSTTLNNPINNMKFSTWDDDNDLQSGYSCASSWKSGWWHKGCSCSNPNGLYLRGETSLQNQGITYGPWRNFWYSLKKTQLMVRKVN from the exons ATGGCGGGCCTTTTAATAAGTAAATCTCTGGAAAAAGGAACATTTACACTAGTACTGCTTTGTGTGATATCATCTTACAAGGGAGTGACATCTGCGGTTGTTCCCGGTGAGAGGTATCGTGGTCCTGTTGTCCGGGTTGTTGGGATGATTGGACAACAGCAGTGTGTCCGGGAATGTAGACACAGACCCAAGCTATGTCGGGGAGTCAACTACTGGAGACAGGAACTGCTGTGTGAACTCGTGTCGGCCATCAACAAAACGGAACCAAAACCTGACTATGTAAGAATTGAACTCGATCAG AACGATGTACCAGACGAGTGCATGGCGTGCTCTACTGACGATCTGTGTGTGACGCTCTCTAGTAAGAAAGTTCACTGTATTCGAG ACAATGGCAGTCCGACGGATTGTACATCACTTCACAACATCAACTGTGGCCTGCTTAATGGACTGTACAGAGTACGTCTACCATACCTAGGTCACGTGACAGTTTTCTGTGACATGGACAAAGATGGCGGTGGATGGACA GTCTTTCAACGTCGTCAGGATGGTTCAGAGGATTTTTACCGAACCTGGACAGAGTACAAGAACGGATTTGGAGATTTGAGCTCCGAGTTTTGGTTAG GTAATGACAAACTACACCACCTGCTGAGTCAGGGGACGTATCAGATGAGGATGGACATGGAGGACTTTGACAACCAGACACGTTACGTCAAGTACAGCAGTTTTAACGTAGGAGACGAATCAACCAAATACACCGTCACGTTGTCGGGCTTCTCGGGAGATGTTG ATAACTGTTTCACGAGTACAACTTTAAATAACCCGATAAACAATATGAAGTTCTCCACATGGGATGACGACAATGACCTTCAGTCAGGTTACAGCTGTGCTTCATCGTGGAAGTCAGGGTGGTGGCACAAAGGTTGTTCCTGTTCTAACCCGAATGGTCTCTACCTAAGAGGGGAGACTTCGTTACAAAATCAGGGGATCACCTATGGACCATGGCGAAATTTTTGGTATTCGCTGAAAAAGACACAGCTCATGGTCAGAAAAGTAAATTAG